One stretch of SAR202 cluster bacterium DNA includes these proteins:
- a CDS encoding MFS transporter — translation MLLAQRISLVRDRLGAWPIVAVVFLGSGIAIGATNYAFGLFLEPLQNEFGWQRTAISASLSFAALNSLTSPIQGRIMDRFGARPLIVFAMVSFGLSYVLRPFMTELWHLYVLSVFQYVAFAGATNLPAGRLVGIWFPHARGRVMGITTTGNNFGGLIIPLITAFALGRWDWKAAYVVTGVMAFGLALAALMIVREKPRSQPAVKAATRPELTGWSVKDAVRTRAFYAMTIGMMLGYFTYSSLLPQVGAHLKAEGVPQGAAVAAVGLLAIFGMMGKLSFGWLAERFTARRAMMASMTGQALFITALAFLPSAPFFWVFTPLFGFCMGGFGVLVTLIVQENFGLKYFGSISGLSTLANILPLVTGPLIAGASYDITGSYATAFIATAALFAIGVVILLQMGRRTSLPSPLP, via the coding sequence ATGCTTCTTGCCCAACGTATATCACTCGTACGCGACCGCCTGGGCGCATGGCCCATTGTCGCAGTCGTATTCCTCGGCTCCGGGATCGCCATCGGCGCGACCAACTACGCATTCGGGCTCTTCCTTGAGCCGCTGCAGAACGAGTTCGGCTGGCAGCGGACGGCCATCAGCGCCTCCCTTTCGTTCGCCGCGCTCAACAGCCTCACGTCGCCCATCCAGGGGCGCATCATGGACCGCTTCGGGGCGCGGCCCCTGATCGTCTTCGCGATGGTCTCGTTCGGACTCAGCTACGTCCTGCGACCCTTCATGACTGAGCTGTGGCACCTGTACGTGCTGAGCGTCTTCCAGTACGTCGCGTTCGCGGGCGCCACCAACCTCCCGGCGGGCCGGCTCGTCGGCATCTGGTTCCCGCACGCCCGGGGCCGAGTCATGGGCATCACGACCACCGGCAATAACTTCGGCGGGCTCATTATACCGCTCATTACGGCATTCGCTCTCGGCAGATGGGACTGGAAAGCGGCGTACGTCGTCACCGGCGTGATGGCGTTCGGTCTGGCATTGGCGGCCTTAATGATCGTGCGCGAGAAGCCAAGATCACAGCCTGCGGTTAAGGCAGCAACGAGGCCGGAGCTGACGGGATGGTCCGTTAAAGACGCCGTGCGCACGCGGGCCTTCTACGCGATGACCATAGGTATGATGCTGGGATACTTCACGTATAGCTCGCTCCTGCCGCAGGTGGGGGCGCACCTGAAGGCCGAGGGCGTACCGCAGGGGGCGGCCGTGGCCGCCGTCGGCCTGCTGGCGATCTTCGGGATGATGGGAAAGCTCTCGTTCGGCTGGCTGGCCGAGCGCTTCACCGCCCGCCGCGCTATGATGGCCAGTATGACCGGCCAGGCGCTATTCATCACGGCGCTGGCATTCCTGCCGTCCGCCCCCTTCTTCTGGGTCTTCACTCCGCTCTTCGGATTCTGCATGGGCGGCTTCGGCGTCCTGGTGACCCTTATCGTGCAGGAGAACTTTGGGCTAAAATACTTCGGCAGCATCTCCGGTCTTTCGACCCTGGCGAATATTCTACCTCTGGTAACCGGACCTCTGATCGCCGGCGCGTCGTACGATATCACCGGGAGCTACGCCACAGCGTTCATCGCCACGGCGGCGTTGTTTGCGATAGGCGTGGTGATCCTGCTGCAGATGGGTCGGCGGACCTCTCTCCCTAGCCCTCTCCCCTGA
- a CDS encoding D-glycerate dehydrogenase, protein MAKPRVFVTRQIFPEEFKRIQEVADAELWTDELPPSRDILLKKSNGVDGILCLLTDKIDAEFMDNAGPQLKVISQIAVGFDNIDIAEATKRGIPVGNTPDVLTHATADATWALMLAASRRFGESERAIRAGRWRTWHPLHYLGPELYGSTLGIIGMGRIGFEVAKRSAGFNMKVIYYDTNRREDLEKQFKMTYADMDTVLKEADFLSLHTWGGKSTYHLIDEKALTKMKKTAVLVNAARGPVVDPKALYNALKNGVINSAGLDVTEPEPIPMSDPLLTLDNCLIVPHIASATTKARKEMSRISAQNLINGVKGEKLLTCVNPDVYKAKK, encoded by the coding sequence ATGGCTAAGCCACGAGTTTTCGTGACCAGGCAGATATTCCCGGAAGAGTTCAAGCGCATTCAGGAGGTAGCGGATGCCGAGCTGTGGACCGATGAGCTTCCTCCTTCCCGAGATATCCTGCTCAAGAAGTCCAATGGCGTGGACGGCATCCTGTGCCTCCTGACGGACAAGATCGACGCCGAGTTCATGGACAACGCCGGGCCGCAGCTCAAGGTGATCAGCCAGATCGCCGTCGGTTTTGACAATATCGACATCGCCGAGGCGACGAAGCGAGGCATCCCCGTCGGCAACACGCCGGACGTGCTGACGCACGCGACGGCAGACGCCACCTGGGCCCTGATGCTGGCGGCATCCCGCCGCTTCGGCGAGTCAGAGAGGGCCATCCGCGCTGGCCGCTGGCGCACATGGCACCCCCTGCATTACCTGGGGCCCGAGCTGTACGGTTCCACCCTCGGCATCATCGGCATGGGCCGCATCGGCTTCGAGGTCGCAAAGCGCTCTGCCGGCTTCAACATGAAGGTCATCTACTACGACACGAACCGCCGCGAGGACCTTGAGAAGCAGTTCAAGATGACCTACGCGGACATGGACACAGTCCTTAAGGAGGCGGACTTCCTGAGCCTGCACACCTGGGGCGGCAAGTCCACTTACCACCTCATCGACGAGAAGGCGCTGACGAAGATGAAGAAGACCGCCGTGCTGGTCAACGCCGCGCGCGGCCCTGTGGTCGATCCCAAGGCGCTGTACAATGCGCTCAAGAACGGCGTCATCAACTCCGCCGGCCTGGACGTTACCGAGCCGGAGCCCATCCCGATGAGCGACCCGCTCCTGACGCTGGACAACTGTCTCATCGTCCCGCACATCGCAAGCGCGACGACGAAGGCGCGCAAGGAGATGTCTCGCATCTCGGCCCAGAACCTGATCAACGGCGTCAAGGGCGAGAAGCTGCTGACGTGCGTGAACCCGGACGTGTATAAGGCGAAGAAGTAG
- a CDS encoding exo-alpha-sialidase encodes MSNPFQLLDEGKVHTCDPKSDYRVAYGSRVARLDSGELVCSFMSGSALAMNSVAPFLSRSKDNGKTWSPATLVWPHLTETMSLFPNISRAPDGRLFLYGISIPIEPGKKGQTYWSDATQGISQTDIIWAVSGDGGKSWTESKKMPRLLPGSHEAPGALCVTRKNVWVAPYSPYNTWDPNEKVERGHVVAMRSENEGKTWTASSMIKFAEPHSGGAEAWVIELTDGRLLGTTWHIDHKANGSHTNKYALSSDGGKTWSKANTTTTNGNTTVLEPYSDGRALFGWVKRKKEESGIGVAVVKPTEADFGIQSQQMVYVAKKATQSGKDNTANEFQDFSFGEPSLTVLPNKELLMTFWAIEGNWSGIHWKKYRMG; translated from the coding sequence ATGTCCAACCCATTTCAACTCCTCGATGAAGGCAAGGTCCACACCTGCGACCCGAAGTCTGACTACCGTGTAGCATACGGCTCGCGGGTGGCGCGGCTGGACTCCGGCGAGCTTGTGTGCTCGTTCATGTCCGGCTCGGCGCTGGCGATGAACAGCGTTGCGCCCTTCCTTTCGCGATCGAAAGACAACGGCAAGACCTGGTCGCCGGCAACGCTCGTCTGGCCGCACCTTACCGAGACGATGTCGCTCTTCCCCAATATCTCCCGCGCGCCCGACGGCCGGCTGTTCCTTTACGGCATCAGCATACCTATAGAGCCCGGCAAGAAGGGGCAGACCTACTGGTCGGACGCGACGCAGGGCATCAGCCAGACGGACATTATCTGGGCGGTTTCCGGGGACGGCGGCAAGTCATGGACGGAGTCGAAGAAAATGCCGCGCCTGCTGCCGGGCTCACACGAGGCGCCAGGCGCCCTGTGCGTGACGCGGAAGAACGTGTGGGTTGCCCCGTATAGCCCCTACAACACCTGGGACCCGAACGAGAAGGTGGAGCGCGGCCACGTGGTGGCAATGCGCAGCGAGAATGAGGGGAAGACTTGGACGGCGAGCAGCATGATCAAGTTCGCCGAGCCGCACTCCGGCGGCGCGGAGGCGTGGGTCATCGAGCTGACCGACGGCCGGCTTCTGGGGACGACGTGGCACATTGACCACAAGGCCAACGGCTCCCACACGAACAAATACGCGCTTTCAAGCGATGGCGGCAAGACGTGGTCGAAGGCGAACACGACGACGACGAACGGGAACACGACGGTGCTGGAGCCGTATTCGGACGGTCGCGCGCTGTTCGGGTGGGTAAAGCGCAAGAAGGAAGAGTCCGGCATCGGGGTCGCGGTGGTCAAGCCCACGGAGGCCGATTTCGGCATCCAGTCGCAGCAGATGGTGTACGTCGCGAAGAAGGCGACGCAGTCCGGCAAGGACAACACCGCCAATGAGTTCCAAGACTTCTCCTTCGGGGAGCCGTCTCTGACGGTCCTCCCTAACAAGGAGCTGCTCATGACATTCTGGGCCATCGAGGGGAACTGGTCCGGCATCCACTGGAAGAAGTACAGGATGGGGTAG